TACGATAATACACCTGAAAATCATCAATATTTAACTGAAAAAATAGTAAAAGGAGGCTCAGGGGTTTGGGGAGATGTGCCTATGACACCACATCCACAACTTAGCGAAGCTGATCTTAAAGAAATGGTAAATTATATATTCACATTAAAACATTAGACTAAATGAAGAATTTTTTGTTCTTGCTTTCTATGATATTTGTGACCAGCTCTTGTAGCGCACAAAAAACTAATTCCCAATGGGAAAACTTGTCAAGTCCGGATAAATGGCATACTTATGGCAAAAACGAAGTGACAAAAGCCTGGCAGTTTGAAAATGGTGTCTTATATTTCAATTCTAAGATTACGGACAAATCTCAGAAAGGCAATTTGATAACAAACGAAGCGTTTGAAAATTTTCATTTACAGTTAGAGTGGAAGATTTCACAAAAAGGCAATAGCGGAGTTATATTTTTGGTTAACGAAGATATTTCGAAATATAAAGAACCTTATTTAACAGGGCCGGAAATGCAGGTGCTGGATAATGATGGGCACCCTGATGGTAAAATATTTAAACACCGGGCAGGTGACTTATATGACTTAACTCCATGTAAACGTGAAACAGTAAAGCCTGTTGGAGAATGGAATAAAGCTGAAATCATATTGAAAAACGCCAAACTTACTTTTATTCTAAACGGAGAGAAAGTTGTCGAAACAACAATGTGGGATGACGCCTGGAACAAAATGGTTGCAGAAAGTAAATTTAAAGCTATGCCGGACTTTGCAAAGTATAAACAAGGTAAAATCGCTTTACAGGACCATGGTAACGATGTCTGGTATAGAAATATCAGAATTAAAAGATTGTAGTTGTTGAGTATTAAGTATCAAGAGCTAGCAAATAAAATCAATTTTAACCAAACCTAAATCATGACAAGTATTAATCGTATCAAACTATCATTTATGATGTTCCTCGAGTTTTTCATCTGGGGAGCATGGTTCGTAACATTAGGGACTTTTTTGGGTAGTAATTTAAACGCTGGTGGCTCGCAGATAGCAGCAGCTTTTTCTACACAATCTTTTGGTGCTATAATAGCCCCATTTATTATCGGCTTAATAGCAGACAGATATTTCAATGCCGAAAGAATATTAGGTGTTTTACATTTGGTTGGAGCCTTTCTGATGTATCAGATGTTCAATTCGCAAGATTTTGCTGCTTTCTATCCTTATGTATTTGCCTATATGGTGGTTTATATGCCAACTTTAGCTTTGGTAAATTCTGTGTCATTTAATCAGATGAGCGATCCGGAGAAGGAATTCTCAAATATAAGAGTTTGGGGTACAATAGGCTGGATAGCTGCCGGACTAACAATCAGTTATGTTTTTCATTGGGATTCGGCCGAAAGTATATCATCCGGCTTTCTGAAAAATACATTTATGATGGCGGGTATAGCATCGTTAATACTAGGCTTATTTAGCTTTACTTTACCAAGAACGCCACCAAAAGCTAATAAAGAAGAAAAGATAAGTATAGCTGGAATATTAGGTTTGGATGCTTTGAATTTATTGAAAAGCAGGGACTTCCTGGTTTTTTTTATCTCATCAATTCTTATCTGTATACCGCTGGCCTTTTATTATCAAAATGCAAACCCATTTTTAACCAATGTAGGACTGGAAAATCCAACCGGAAAAATGACAATAGGGCAAATATCCGAGGCGTTTTTCTTATTGTTGCTTCCTATATTCTTTAAAAAATTCGGTTTTAAGAAAACCTTAATGGCCGGTATGCTGGCCTGGGTATTAAGGTATGCGCTTTTTGCTTATGGCGATGCAGGTTCAGCTTCCTGGATGTTAATCTTAGGTATTGCATTGCATGGTATCTGTTATGATTTCTTTTTTGTATCGGGACAGATATATACTAATGCAAGAGCTGGCGAGCATGTGAAAAGTGCTGCACAAGGATTAATAACCCTTGCAACTTATGGTGTAGGGATGTTAATTGGATTCTGGGTGGCTGGAATGGTGACAGATAATTATAAAATAACGGATGGTTCCTTTAATTGGAACATGATCTGGTTAATTCCGGCAGGTATCGCTGCAGTGGTTCTATTGTTATTTGCAGTTACATTCAGAGAAAAGAAGGAAAAAATATCTGGTGTTTAGGATAAATTAAAAGATAATGACTAATAGAAGGCAAGTAATAAAAAATGTAATAGGAGGTGCTGTTGCTGTTGGTACAACAGGACTTCTATCTTCTTTTGATAAAGCCGAACAGATGAAACTCAAGGGAAATATTAACCATGCGGTATGTAAATGGACTTATCAATATCTTGGATTGGAGGAACTTTGCATAAAGGCAAAGGAAATGGGGATTAAAGCTATAGATCTGGTTGGTCCGAATGAATGGGATATCTTAAAAAAACATGGTTTGGATTCCAGTATGTGCAATGGAGCCGAAATTAATCTGGTGGATGGCTTTGCTGAACCGAACTTTCATAAAAAGCTAATAGATAGCTATACAGAAATGATTCCGAAGGTAGCTAAGGCGGGATATAAGAATTTGATTTGCTTCAGTGGAAACAGACGAGGTATGGATGATGAGAAAGGGATTAACAATTGTGTCGAAGGTTTAAAAAAAATCATTTCGCTGGCTGAAAAGCATAATGTAATGCTGGTTATGGAATTGTTAAATAGTAAAATTAACCATAAAGACTATTTTGCAAGCAGAACCCATATAGGCGCCGAAATTGCTAAGCGACTAGGATCTGAAAGCTTTAAATTATTGTATGATATTTATCATATGCAGGTTGATGAAGGAGATGTAATCAATACAAT
This genomic interval from Pseudopedobacter saltans DSM 12145 contains the following:
- a CDS encoding 3-keto-disaccharide hydrolase, yielding MKNFLFLLSMIFVTSSCSAQKTNSQWENLSSPDKWHTYGKNEVTKAWQFENGVLYFNSKITDKSQKGNLITNEAFENFHLQLEWKISQKGNSGVIFLVNEDISKYKEPYLTGPEMQVLDNDGHPDGKIFKHRAGDLYDLTPCKRETVKPVGEWNKAEIILKNAKLTFILNGEKVVETTMWDDAWNKMVAESKFKAMPDFAKYKQGKIALQDHGNDVWYRNIRIKRL
- a CDS encoding nucleoside permease, translating into MTSINRIKLSFMMFLEFFIWGAWFVTLGTFLGSNLNAGGSQIAAAFSTQSFGAIIAPFIIGLIADRYFNAERILGVLHLVGAFLMYQMFNSQDFAAFYPYVFAYMVVYMPTLALVNSVSFNQMSDPEKEFSNIRVWGTIGWIAAGLTISYVFHWDSAESISSGFLKNTFMMAGIASLILGLFSFTLPRTPPKANKEEKISIAGILGLDALNLLKSRDFLVFFISSILICIPLAFYYQNANPFLTNVGLENPTGKMTIGQISEAFFLLLLPIFFKKFGFKKTLMAGMLAWVLRYALFAYGDAGSASWMLILGIALHGICYDFFFVSGQIYTNARAGEHVKSAAQGLITLATYGVGMLIGFWVAGMVTDNYKITDGSFNWNMIWLIPAGIAAVVLLLFAVTFREKKEKISGV
- a CDS encoding hydroxypyruvate isomerase family protein; this encodes MTNRRQVIKNVIGGAVAVGTTGLLSSFDKAEQMKLKGNINHAVCKWTYQYLGLEELCIKAKEMGIKAIDLVGPNEWDILKKHGLDSSMCNGAEINLVDGFAEPNFHKKLIDSYTEMIPKVAKAGYKNLICFSGNRRGMDDEKGINNCVEGLKKIISLAEKHNVMLVMELLNSKINHKDYFASRTHIGAEIAKRLGSESFKLLYDIYHMQVDEGDVINTIRTYHPYIGHYHTAGVPGRNEIDENQELYYPAIMRAIVATGFKGYVAQEFIPKKKDKLESLREAIRICDV